ATTCTGAAGATGCTCTTCCCGGTTAGCCATCAACTCGTGGAACTTCTGAAACGCAAGTTGTTTGTCTTTGCCGAGAGAGAACTGCTTTCCAGAAAGGGAGCAGTACCAACTTTGGGTCTGCTTCCGGAAAAATGGCTTGGCAGGTCGTGCCATGAGTGAGCTCCTTTTCGTGCATTATTTCGTGCATGGACAAAACAATGCTTCGGAGCGGATGCGAAAAAGTCTAGCTTTTCCGAGTGGGCGATGAGGGACTCGAACCCCCGACATCTTCGGTGTAAACGAAGCGCTCTAACCAACTGAGCTAATCGCCCGGGTGCCGACGTGGGGTCGGCGGTGGGTGGTATTATCGTAGGATTGGCGGGCGTGTCAATGGCCGTTGATCGTGCGGGATGCGGCGGAGGAGGTTGTCGGGAGCGGCTTCAGTCGAGGACGAGCTCGTCGGCCCAGTCCATGTCGTTGGAGAGTGATTGTTCCGCCATCTCACGCTGGCCCAGTCGAGTTTGGATGTCTTCGGCTGAGATGGCGTCGATGATTTGAATGTCGGTTTCGGTTCTTAGATCGACGTAGGTGTCGGAAACTTCTGCGCCGCGAAGATCGTAGAGCGGGCGGACGAGCGGGCGGTCGTAAGAATCCGAATCGTTGCGGGCGACCACGGCGACGAGGCCGTTCGACAGTTCGACATAGGAGCCGATCGGGAAGAGGCAAGTCGTTCGTAGAAGGCCGCGAATTGACTGTGGTTCAAAGAATCCCTGCTGGGTTTCCATCAGCATTTGTGTGATCGCTTTATAGGGCGTCAGGGCCAGACGCTGGGGGCGATCAGAAGTCAGAGCGATGAATACGTCGGCGACGGCGGCAATTCGGGCCAGAGGATGAATTTGCTTGCCGGTGCGGCCGCGGGGGTACCCCTGACCATTCCAGCGTTCGTTAATCTGCCAGGCGACCTGGCGGGCGGTGTTGGACAGATCGGTGATCTTGTCGAGCACATGCCAGGTCTGAACCGGGTACTTCTTGATCTCAAGGCGTTCCAGAGCGGTCAACTTGCGTGGTGACTCGATCAGTGCCTGGATTTCCGGTGAGATGCCGGCACGGGAAACCATACAGCCGATGCCCAACTGGCAGACATCGTCCTGGGTGAATCCGAGGACGGCGGCGATGGACATGGCGAGCTTGGCGACCTTGCAGGAATGTTCGGAGAGTTGCGTTTTTCCGACATTCTCAATGGTCGATTTGACGAACAGATCCAGATCGCTGAGCAGCATGTCAATCGAATCGAGCGAGACATCCCGAAGGGAATCGGCCCGCAAACGTCCGGCCGTTTGCAACTGCTGATAGAATCCCTGGAGGCACTCGTTGTGTTCCCGGGCGTTCGTGGCGAACTGCTCGGCGAGAACTTCGTTATATTCTTGCTGCGGCGGTTTCTTGAGACGATTGGTCAGCGGTTGTTGAGTCGACTGCTGCTGCCGTCTCTGCTCGGCGAGGTAGTGTTTCTGCAGGCGGACTTGTGTCGCGGTGCCAACCTGATTGGCCCAGACGGCGTTAACGTGCCGACTGTCGATCGAGACCGCCGAAACGTTACGGGCCCGGAGACGATCGAGGTTGTCTCTGGTGACCTTCATGCCGCGATTTAGCAGCATGACGCCCGGATTGTCGACATCGTAGATGGCTGCAGGGAGCACCGCGCCGAGGCGAAGCTCATTGAGTGGTATTACCGTTGCAGCCATTGAAGAATCCGCTCGGACGCAGGAAAGTGTCACACGACAATGTTCGATCGTGAATTGCGATGAACACGATAGTTCGAGCCTAGCTTCCAAAGAGTCCCAACGGCGCGGGGAATCTGCAAATTGACCAGAGGATGGTGTAAGAGTTATTCCGGTTATGTCGATCGATGGAGCTGGGGTCTGTTTCAGACACGTCCAGGCTCAGAACCGCGGCTCCATTAAGCGACCAGTTTGGCGGTTACCAATGGGCGTTGGGGCCGTTCGGCACCTTCACCAGAGCGGTGGGGATCGAAGACTGTCGTTCTCCGTGTCGCGATTCGATTTCACGAAGCAGCAGCTCGAAATCGGCTGGCGTTTCAAGAAGACGCATGCGGTCCTCGAGATCTTCCGGAATGCCCATTCGCGAGCCGTACCAGGCGGCAAACTTGCGAAACAGGACGCAGGCGTATTCGTCGTGTTGTTCGACCATCAGTTCGAAGTGACGGGCGAGAAACGCGAGTTGTTCGGCAGGCGTCGGCTCGGCAAACGCTTCTCCCCGACTCTGCTGGAAGAGTTTTCGGAAGATCCAGGGATCGAGCATCGCACCACGGCCAATGGCGACGGCATCGCAACCGGTGATCCGTCGCATGTCGATCGCATCGTCCACGCTACGGACATCTCCATTGCCGATGATCGGAATCCGATTGACGGCTTCGACAACCTGGCGAATCCCCTGCAGGTCGACGTGGCCATGAAATCCCTGCTGGCGGGTGCGGCCATGAATCGTGATTGCGGCGACTCCGACCTTTTCAAAGTTGGCGGCAAGCAGGGGAGCGGAGATGTCATCGGCGTCCCAGCCGAGTCGCATCTTGACGGTCACAGGGACATCGACTGCTTCGACCACATGTGCGACAAGGGCTGTTGCATTGTCGCAGCTCCGAAGAAGTCGTGCTCCACCTCCACTGCTGTTGACCTTTCCCATAGGACAACCCATGTTGATGTCGATGCCCTCGTAGCCGAAGGATTCGAGTTTTCGGGCGGCACCCGCAAGTTCTTCGGGGCTGCCGCCAAAGATCTGGACGGAGAGGGGCCGATCGAACTCGCTGGTTCGAATCAGAGCCATCGACTTTCGGCTCTCAGCCAAAAGTTGCGGAGCGAGCACGAGATCGGTCGTGGCCAGTCCGAGCCCACCCAGTTCACGCAGAGCGGTTCTTAATGGCAGATGCGTGTAGCCGGCCAGCGGCGCGAGAAAATAACGGCTGGCCAGCCGGCGGTTGCCGATCTGGATCTCGTCGATCGAGTCACGATCCGTGTGAGAGGCGAGGACGTCATTCATGAACATTATCGCGGCGCAATTCAGTCAGCCGTCGTATCAGGAGTCTCTGTTATTTTCGAGGGGTTCGATTTCGCGAAGCGACGCAGCACGACGTAAAAGACCGGCGTGAGAACCAGTCCGAACAGGGTCACGCCCAACATTCCGCTGAATACGGCTGTTCCCAGGGCCCGCCGCATTTCCGAGCCGGCGCCGGTGGCGATCAGCAAGGGAATCACGCCGAGAATGAACGAGAACGCCGTCATCATCACCGGTCGCAATCGCAGGCGACAGGCTTCCACGGCGGCATCGAATCGGTTGCGTCCCGCGTCTTCCTCCGCTTTGGCGAACTCGACAATCAGGATCGCGTTCTTACAGGCCAGGCCGACGAGCACCACGAAGCCAATCTGAACAAGGATATCATTATTCATCCCGCGGAGCCAGACGCCAGTGATCGCGGCGAGCAGACACATCGGCACGATCAGGATCACCGCCAGCGGCAGCAGCCAGCTTTCATACTGAGCCGAGAGTGCCAGGAAGACGAACAAGACACATAGCGGAAAGATAAACATGGCCGTATTGCCGGCTGCTTTCTGTTGATAGGTCAGGTCGGTCCACGCAAAGCCGAATCCGGGTGGCAGAGTCTCTTCGGCAATGCGTTCCATGGCGGCGATGGCCTGCCCGGAACTGTAGTTCGGCAGTGTGTCGCCATTCACGTCGGCAGCCGGGTACAGATTGTATCGCACCACGCGATCGGGCGCGGTTTTGGCCCGGACCGTGACCACAGATCCTAAGGGAACGATGGCTCCGGTATTGCTCCGCGTTCGCAGTCGATCGATGTCTTCGACTTCATCGCGAAACTGTTCTTCGGCTTGAGCGGTGACCCGATAGGTGCGGCCGAGGAAGTTGAAGTCGTTGACGTACGAGGAGCCGAGATAAATCTGGAGGGCTTCAAACACATTATCGATCGGCACATTCAGCATGCGGACCTTGGTTCGGTCGATTTCTGCATAATACTGCGGAGTGCCGATGCTGTAATTCGTGTAGACCTGAGTGAGTCCCGGCTCTTTCCTCGCTCGATCGACAACCGCGTTCGTCGCTTCCTGCAAAGCCAGAAGACCAGCTCCGGAACGGTCCTGGATCTGCATTTTGAAGCCGCCCCCGGTGCCAATGCCGGGAACTGGTGGCGGTGGAATCACAACAACGAAGGCTTCCGGTATCGAGGAGAGCTGTTGCCGCAGCTGCCCGACGATGAAATCGAGTCCATGACCGTCACGAGCGCGTTGCTTGGCGTCTCCCAGAACGGGGAATATGGCCGCAGCACTCGAACTGGTTGCACGAGTTGCTCCGGAGAAGCCGACGAACGACACCGTATTGCGGATTCCCGGGATCTCCAGCGCAATGTCGGCTGCGCGACGCGTGACTTCATCGGTGCGATCGAGTGTCGCTCCGGCGGGCAGCTGAATTGAGATGACGACATAGCCCTGATCCTGGATCGGAATGAAGCCGACAGGGACGCGCGTAAAGCCGACGTATGTCAGACCGATCAGACCGCCATAGATCAGGAGCATGACAGCTGAATAACGCAGCACCCGCCGAACCAGGCGGGCGTAGGCCGAGCTGGTGGCCTCAAAGGCTCTGTTGAATGCATCGAATGGCCATTCCAACAGGCTTCGCAGTCGACCATGTTTTTTGCCCTGGGTATGCGGCCGCAGCAACAAAGCACAAAGGGCTGGTGTCAGCGTCAGCGAAACGAACGTGGAGATCGCGGTCGAAACGGCGATCGTAATTGCGAACTGTCGATAAAACTGTCCGCTGATTCCCGGGACAAAGGCCGTGGGCACGAAGACCGCGATGAGTACGAGTGTCGTGGCGATCAGAGCCGAGCCGACTTCATCCATCGCTTTGCGGGTCGCGTCCCGGGGGCTGAGTCCTTCCGCGATCAAACGTTCAACAGATTCGACGACAACAATGGCGTCATCGACCACGATGCCGATGGCGAGAACGAGACCGAACAGCGAGAGGTTATTGAGACTGAAGCCGATCGCCAGCATTGCTCCGAATGTGCCGACCAGAGAAATGGGAATCGCCACGACGGGAATGAGCGTGGAACGCCAGTTCTGCAGGAAGACGAAAACTGTCAGGACGACGAGCACACCAGCCTGCCACAACGTGGTAAAGACCTCGTCGATGGAGTCTGACACGAACTCCGTCGGGTTGTAGACGACCTGATATTCGAGGCCTGGAGGGAAGTTCCGGGCCAGTTCCTCCATCGTTTCCAGAACCTTATCGGCTGTCGCGAGTGCATTGGACCCGGGGCGCTGGTAGAGCGCCAGGGCGATCGCGTTGTTCTTGCCCAGATAGCTGCGAACCGAGTAATCGGTCGCTCCGAGCTCGATTCGTGCCACGTCGTCCAGTCGCACGAGCCGCCCTTCGTCGTCGGCTTTCAGAATGATGCGGCCGAACGCGTCGGCGTCCGGCAGCCGCCCCTGAGTGCTCACGCTGACTTGAAAAGCTTCTTTCGGGTCGGTCAACGGTTGTTGACCAATCACTCCGGCGGCGACCTGAATGTTCTGTTCCTTCAAAGCCTTCACCGCATCGCCCGGAGTCAGATCCAGAGAGGCCAGGCGATCGACATCCAGCCAGACCCGCATACTGTATTCGGAGGACCCGAAGACCTGCATGTCGCCCACGCCGTTAATTCGCGACAGAACATCGCGAATCTGCAGGTAAGCGTAGTTGCTGATGTAGAGCTGGTCGCGAGACTGATCCGGTGAGACCAGATGCACGACCATCATCAGGTCGGGGGAGCTCTTCGCTGTCGTGACACCGATCTGCCGAACTTCCTCCGGCAGTCGTGGCTCCGCTTTCGCGACGCGGTTCTGGACCAGCACCTGCGCCTGATCGACGTCGGTGCCGAGTTCGAAGGAAATTGTGATCTTCAGCGAGCCATCGGCCGTCGCCTGCGAGTCCATGTAGAGCATGTCCTCGACCCCGTTGATCTCCTGCTCCAGCGGAGTCGCCACGGCTTGGGAAATCGTCTCCGCCGTCGCACCGGGGTAGCTCGCCGAAACAACGACGGTTGGCAGAGCGACTTCGGGATACTGGGCGACCGGAAGGGCGAAGTAAGCCAGCAGGCCGATCAGTACAATCACAATGGAGAGGACGCCGGCGAAAATGGGACGGTCGATGAAAAAGTGAGGAAACTTCATGATCAGTTTCCTCCCGAATTCGAACCGGTCGACGTTCCCGCCGGGCGGGTGATGGCTTCGAGGCCA
The genomic region above belongs to Rubinisphaera margarita and contains:
- a CDS encoding efflux RND transporter permease subunit, with product MKFPHFFIDRPIFAGVLSIVIVLIGLLAYFALPVAQYPEVALPTVVVSASYPGATAETISQAVATPLEQEINGVEDMLYMDSQATADGSLKITISFELGTDVDQAQVLVQNRVAKAEPRLPEEVRQIGVTTAKSSPDLMMVVHLVSPDQSRDQLYISNYAYLQIRDVLSRINGVGDMQVFGSSEYSMRVWLDVDRLASLDLTPGDAVKALKEQNIQVAAGVIGQQPLTDPKEAFQVSVSTQGRLPDADAFGRIILKADDEGRLVRLDDVARIELGATDYSVRSYLGKNNAIALALYQRPGSNALATADKVLETMEELARNFPPGLEYQVVYNPTEFVSDSIDEVFTTLWQAGVLVVLTVFVFLQNWRSTLIPVVAIPISLVGTFGAMLAIGFSLNNLSLFGLVLAIGIVVDDAIVVVESVERLIAEGLSPRDATRKAMDEVGSALIATTLVLIAVFVPTAFVPGISGQFYRQFAITIAVSTAISTFVSLTLTPALCALLLRPHTQGKKHGRLRSLLEWPFDAFNRAFEATSSAYARLVRRVLRYSAVMLLIYGGLIGLTYVGFTRVPVGFIPIQDQGYVVISIQLPAGATLDRTDEVTRRAADIALEIPGIRNTVSFVGFSGATRATSSSAAAIFPVLGDAKQRARDGHGLDFIVGQLRQQLSSIPEAFVVVIPPPPVPGIGTGGGFKMQIQDRSGAGLLALQEATNAVVDRARKEPGLTQVYTNYSIGTPQYYAEIDRTKVRMLNVPIDNVFEALQIYLGSSYVNDFNFLGRTYRVTAQAEEQFRDEVEDIDRLRTRSNTGAIVPLGSVVTVRAKTAPDRVVRYNLYPAADVNGDTLPNYSSGQAIAAMERIAEETLPPGFGFAWTDLTYQQKAAGNTAMFIFPLCVLFVFLALSAQYESWLLPLAVILIVPMCLLAAITGVWLRGMNNDILVQIGFVVLVGLACKNAILIVEFAKAEEDAGRNRFDAAVEACRLRLRPVMMTAFSFILGVIPLLIATGAGSEMRRALGTAVFSGMLGVTLFGLVLTPVFYVVLRRFAKSNPSKITETPDTTAD
- a CDS encoding tRNA dihydrouridine synthase, with the translated sequence MNDVLASHTDRDSIDEIQIGNRRLASRYFLAPLAGYTHLPLRTALRELGGLGLATTDLVLAPQLLAESRKSMALIRTSEFDRPLSVQIFGGSPEELAGAARKLESFGYEGIDINMGCPMGKVNSSGGGARLLRSCDNATALVAHVVEAVDVPVTVKMRLGWDADDISAPLLAANFEKVGVAAITIHGRTRQQGFHGHVDLQGIRQVVEAVNRIPIIGNGDVRSVDDAIDMRRITGCDAVAIGRGAMLDPWIFRKLFQQSRGEAFAEPTPAEQLAFLARHFELMVEQHDEYACVLFRKFAAWYGSRMGIPEDLEDRMRLLETPADFELLLREIESRHGERQSSIPTALVKVPNGPNAHW
- a CDS encoding HD-GYP domain-containing protein; protein product: MAATVIPLNELRLGAVLPAAIYDVDNPGVMLLNRGMKVTRDNLDRLRARNVSAVSIDSRHVNAVWANQVGTATQVRLQKHYLAEQRRQQQSTQQPLTNRLKKPPQQEYNEVLAEQFATNAREHNECLQGFYQQLQTAGRLRADSLRDVSLDSIDMLLSDLDLFVKSTIENVGKTQLSEHSCKVAKLAMSIAAVLGFTQDDVCQLGIGCMVSRAGISPEIQALIESPRKLTALERLEIKKYPVQTWHVLDKITDLSNTARQVAWQINERWNGQGYPRGRTGKQIHPLARIAAVADVFIALTSDRPQRLALTPYKAITQMLMETQQGFFEPQSIRGLLRTTCLFPIGSYVELSNGLVAVVARNDSDSYDRPLVRPLYDLRGAEVSDTYVDLRTETDIQIIDAISAEDIQTRLGQREMAEQSLSNDMDWADELVLD